The DNA region GGTGGAGGTGCAGGTGGTGACCGCCGCCGGGGTGGAGACGAACCGGGTCGAGATCGACGTGACCGACTGACCGCCGCGGCCCGCGACGCCCGGGCGGGCGACGGACACCGGCCGGATCACCCACCGGGTGAGCAGCGCGTTCCCCGCCTACGTATGGTCTGGTGACGGGTCTACGGAAGGTGGGGCAGCCACATGCAGGGATACGGAACGAACGTACGCGGTCTGGGCGAGTCGAGAGGGCTCAAGGACTTGGCGCGGGAGCACGCCCTGCTGCCCCTGCGGATCTTCCTCGGCGTCACCTTCGTCTACGCCGGGCTCGACAAGCTGACGGACAGCGCGTTCTTCCGGGCGAGCGGCCCCGGATCCATCGGCGAGACCCTGCACGCGGTGCGCGACTCGTCCGCGATCCCGGCCCTCGTCGACCTCGCGCTGAAGAGCCCCGGCGCCTTCGGGTACGCCATCGCCATCGGTGAACTCGCCGTCGGTCTCGGCACCCTCATCGGGCTGTGGGCACGGCTCGCCGCGCTCGGCGGGGCGCTGATCTCGCTGAGCCTGTGGCTGACCGTGAGCTGGCAGGTCACGCCGTACTACTTCGGCAATGACCTGGTCTACCTCATGGCCTGGCTGCCGCTGCTGCTCGGCGGGGCCGCGGCGTTCTCCGCGGACGCCTTTCTCGCGTCCCGGCGGCGACGGATCCGGTAGTTCACCCAGGTCGCGGTGGCGGCCAGCCAGAGGCCGCCGAAGAACAGCGGGAAGAAGAAGACCCACGGGGCGTCCCAGGCACCCGCGGCGTCCGCCGCGTATCCCGCCGCCAGCGCGAGCATGACCACACCCGTCACCGCCCGTCCCGGACGGATCTCATGACGCAGCACGGGTGACCTCCACCTGTCCGATGCCGACTTCGAGAGTGAGCTCGACCGTTCCGGCCGGTTTGCTGCCCGGAGGCGGCGGAAGCGTCCGGTGCTCGTTCTGGGACGGGTTGACGTCCACATCGGCCGGCTGCCGGGACGACGCGTCGCCAGGCCGGCTGACCGGCAGCGTGATGTCGCCGAGGCCCGCCCTCGCGTCCACCTTCACCGTCACTTCCTTCGGTACGACGACGACCGCGCGGCCCACCCCGACGTTCACCACCGTCGCGACGGTGTCGCCCCGTGGGACCGTGATCCCGGTGAGGTCCAGCCGCGCCACTCCGGTGCCCAGCTGGTAACGCGGCTGGACTGCCGCAACCGAGCCCGGCCGCCACCCCTCGCGCACCCACTGGGTGGTGATGTCCTTGGGCAGCGCGGACGCGCCCGCCAGCAGGGCGGACGTGATCACCGCCAGCATGACCGTGCCGAACCCCGTCCGGCCCAGGAACGCGCTGACCAGCATGCCGAGCCCGAACACCCCGAGCGCACCGGCCAGGCCGAACTGCAGGCTCGTACCGAGCGGCTGCGACTCCCAGCTCAGCCCCGTGCCCAGACCGCCCGCGATCAGCGCGAACAGGAACACCAGTCCGCCTATCGAGGCCGGGCCCCTGGTACCGGGCTCCCGCCGGGGCGCGCGGAACGGATCCTTCGGCGCGGCACCCGAGGGGCGTGCCGCACGGGCCGGGACCACCGCATCGGCCGGCCCCCACAGATAGCCCGCGCCCACCGGCCCCGACGTGCCGTCCTTGACGATCGGGTCCCGCCACCACGACGGGCTGCCCGGCGACGGCGGCGCCTTCACCTCGGGCGGCGCGTCCGCCACCGCCTGCGCGGTCGCCGGATGCAGCGGGTCCTCGGGCGCCGCGGTCCTGCGATGCTGCGTCCATACGGCGAAGCCGACGACCGCGAGCGACAGCATCGCGGAGAACGCCAGAGTGCCGCCGTTGCCCAGCATGGAGAGGAAGAGCCCACAGCCGATCAGCGCGAGCAGCACCGCGATCAGCGAGGCCCCTTCGACCCGGCCGGACAGCAGCCTGCGCGCCTCGTTCTCCTCCTCGCCGTCCACGGGGACCAGCAGCCACGCGAAGCCGTAGAAGATCAGCCCGATACCGCCGGTCACGGACAGCACACCGAGCACGATCCGGAAGATTACCGGATCGACGTCGCAGTACCGGCCGAGCCCGCCGCACACTCCGGCCACGACCTTGTGCTGCGGACTGCGCCGCAGCAGAGGTGCCGGTTCGAGGGGCGGAGCGACACCGGGGGCGGCGTCCTGGGGAACGGTCATGGCTCCATGGTGACGGGCCGCGAGCCGGTCCGGGACCCGCGCCGACCCTGGCCGATCCCTGATATTGGCCGGACGGCCCCCTGAGGGCGGGCCCTGATCCGCCGGGCAGGCCCTCGTCCCGGTGCCGGGCACTCAGGGTCGATTAGGGGGCCGACCCTGATGCCGCCACCCTTACGGACATGTGACGATCGGGGCATGCCAGCCGCCACGACCCGAGCCACCAGCTCCCGCAACGCAGACCCGGAGGAGCCACCGCTGCGCAGGCTGTACCGCAGCGCCGACGGACGGCTGCTGGGCGGCGTCGCACGCGGTCTCGCCGGACATCTCGGGCTGCCCGTCGTCTGGGTGCGGTTCGTCTTCCTCGGCCTGTTCTTCGCGGACGGCCTCGGCGCGCTGCTCTACGCCGTGTTCTGGATCGTCGTCCCGCTCGGCGTCGGTGGCGTCGAGGCGCCACGCTCGGTCTTCGAGACCGCCCCGGACGGCAGACGCCGGCTCCGCAAGCCCGACAAGGGCCAGGTCTTCGCCCTGATCGCGCTGGTCTTCGGCGCCATGATCTTCGTCGGCAACGTCGACATGGGCAGCGGGGCCAACCGCTACATCTGGCCCACGCTGCTGATCGGCGCCGGTTCCGTACTGGTGTGGCGGCAGGCCGACAACGCCCGGCGCGCCCGCTGGATGGAGGTCGGCAGCCGCCGCCGGGTCCTGCATCTGGCCCGCGGGCTCGCCGGGGTCGCCCTGGTCGGCCTGGGCCTGGCCGTCTTCATGGTGGTACGCGGCTCGGCCGCCCAGCTCGGCAACGTCATGACCGCGGCCATCGCCGTCCTCACCGGCATCGCGCTGCTGGCCGGCCCCTACCTCGTACGCATGACCCAGGACCTCTCCGAGGAACGCCTCATGCGTATCCGGGCCCAGGAACGCGCCGAGGTGGCCGCCCATGTCCATGACTCGGTGCTGCACACCCTCACCCTGATCCAGCGCAACGCGGAGGACGCCGGCGAGGTCCGCAGGCTCGCCCGCGCCCAGGAACGCGAACTGCGCAACTGGCTGTACAACCCCGAGGGCACCGGCAAGGACGAGGACGACGAACCCGAGACCCTCGCCGAAGCGGTCAAGCGCGCCGCCGCCGAGGTCGAGGACAAGCACGGCGTCCCGCTGGAGGTCGTCGTCGTCGGCGACTGCCCGCTGGACGAGAAGCTGACCGCCCAGATGCAGGCCGCACGCGAAGCCATGGTCAACGCCGCCAAGTACGGTGGCGAGGGCGGCGCCGTGCAGGTCTACGCGGAGGTCGAGGGCCGCACGGTCTTCGTCTCGGTGCGCGACCGGGGACCGGGATTCGACCTGGACTCCGTACCGGGGGACAGAATGGGCGTACGAGAATCAATCATCGGCCGGATGCAGCGCAACGGTGGTACGGCGCGGCTGCGTTCGGTGCCCGGCGGGGGCACGGAAGTCGAGCTGGAGATGGAGAGGGCGAGCGATGACGGAGACCACTGAGGCGACCGGGGGCCCGGAGCGCCGGGTACGGGTCGTGCTCGTCGACGACCACCGGATGTTCCGCACCGGCGTCCAGGCCGAGATCGGCCGCACCGAGGAGACCGGCGTCGAGGTGGTCGGCGAGGCCGCCGACGTCGACCAGGCGGTCACCGTCATCACGGCGACCCGCCCCGAGGTCGTCCTCCTCGACGTGCACCTGCCGGGCGGCGGCGGCGTCGAGGTGCTGCGCCGCTGCGCCCCGCTGATGGGGGCCGTCGAGAACCCGGTGCGGTTCCTGGCGCTGTCCGTGTCGGACGCCGCCGAGGACGTCATCGGCGTCATCCGCGGCGGTGCCCGCGGCTATGTCACCAAGACCATCACCGGCACCGACCTGGTCGACTCGGTCTTCCGGGTCCAGGACGGCGACGCGGTGTTCTCGCCCCGGCTGGCCGGCTTCGTCCTCGACGCCTTCGCCTCCACGGACGCGCCGCCGGTCGACGAGGACCTGGACCGGCTGACCCAGCGCGAGCGCGAGGTGCTGCGGCTGATCGCCCGCGGCTACGCCTACAAGGAGATCGCCAAGCAGCTGTTCATCTCGGTGAAGACGGTCGAGTCGCACGTCTCGGCGGTGCTGCGCAAGCTCCAGCTGTCCAACCGCCACGAGCTGACCCGGTGGGCGACGGCGCGACGGCTGGTCTGAGTCCGACGGCCGGCCCGAACCCGCCGACGGGCCGAACCCGCCGATGGTCCGAGCCCGTCGGCGGGCGACGGGCTCGTCAGGCCGGTTCGAGCGAGATGTTCAGCTTCTCGCCGACCCTGCGGTAGCCGATCCCCGCGTAGATCCGCTCCGCATCGGCGTCGCCCGGCTCCAGCCACACCACCAGGCAGCCGCGCTCGAAGGCGGTCGCGGTCAGCTGGGCGGAGAGCGCGGCGCCGATGCCGCGGCGGCGGTAGGCGTCGGCGACGGCGAGACCGGCCAGTTCGGTGAGGCCGTCGACCGGGACGGAGCAGCCGCCCGCGCCCGCCGGTACGCCGTCGACCGTGGCGAGGGCCGCGACCCCGCCGCCCCGGGCCGCGGTGCGCAGCCATTCCGCCACGCCGCCCTCGGGCTCGCCGGTCCCGCCGTATCCGTGGTGCTGGACGAGCGCGGCGGCATCGAACTCCGCGTCGGTGGCCGGTTCGGTGATCGTGAGGGAGTCCACCGGCTTCGGCGTCAGCAGCTCGCCCGGTGCGCAGGCCATGATCGGGGCCCGGTTCTCGACGGTGAACCCGGCGGCGAGCAGCGCGGGTTCGACCGCGGGCGCCGAGCCGGGCAGGAACTCCAGCCGGGGCAGCCGGTCGTGCTCGCGGAACGCCGCGATCAGCGTGTCGAGATCCTCGGCCGTCGGTTCGGCGTCCTGGTCGGGTATGGCGTAATTGGCGTACTTGAGCGACCAGTTGGGGTTGTACCGGATCGTGAAGGGCCCGACCCGGAGGTGGTCCGGGGAGCGCTGGGCGAGCGTGCGGGCATGGGACTGGACGTCGGCGTCCATGGGCATGTGGGGTTGTCCTCCGGCCGGTTGACCGATGGCGGGTCAGCCCGCCATCGGAGACGGGAGCCTATGCCACCCGGGCGGCCCCGGCGAAGGGCATTTGGTCGATCGGCGCGATCCGGACCGGCGCTCCGGGGCGCGGGGCGTGGATCATCTGTCCGTTGCCGATGTAGAGCCCGACATGGCTGATGCCGGAGTAGAAGAACACCAGGTCGCCCGGGGCGAGTTCGGAGCGCGAGACGCGTCGGCCGGTGTTGATCTGGGTGTACGTGGTCCGGGGGAGCGAGACACCGGCGGAGCGCCAGGCGGCCTGGGTGAGCCCGGAGCAGTCGAACGAGGAGGGGCCGGTGGCGCCCCAGACGTACGGCTTGCCCAGTGCCCCGTACGCGTACGCGACGGCCTCGGCGGCGCGGGCGTTCGGTGCCCGGACGGAGCCGCGCGCGGTGCCCCGGTCGGCGCGGTCGGCGGAACGCGCGCTGTCGGGCGATCCGTGGTCGGAGCTCTCGTAGGCGGTGCGCTCGGGCGGGGCCAGCCGGTCGAGGAGCCGCTGCGCCTCGGCCAGCTTGGTTGTGATCGTCGCCTTGTGCTTCTTCAGTTCGGCCCGGCGGGAGGTGAGTGCGGCCAGCTTCCCCTTGGCCTGCGAGCGCAGCGTGGCGATCTGGGCGACCTGGCGCCGGACCTTGTCGAGTGCGGCGGCCTGGCGGTCGCCGATCCGGTCCACGTACGACGCCCGTTCCAGATACTGGTCGGGGTCGGAGGAGAGCGCCAGCTGCACGGACGTGCCGAGGCCGCCGGTGCGGTACTGCGCGGCGGCGAACGAACCCAGCGCGTTGCGCGAGGCGTTGAGCCGCTCGGTCCTGCGGGCGGCCTCGTCGCGCAGGGTGTCGAGGGCGCCCTCCGCGTCGGTCGCCTTCTCCTTCGCGCCGTTGTACTGCTCGGTGGCGACCTCCGCGTCGTGGTACAGCCGGTCCACCTCGGCCTTGACCTGGGCGGGGGTGCGCTGCGGGTCGGCGTGCGCCGTGCCCGGAAGCGCGGCGGCGGTGGCGGCCCCGGCGAAGGCGAGAGTCGCTGCGGTGCGGGCAGCAGGGCCGGTGTACAGGCGCTGCTTGGGTTTTCGATGCGCTGCCACGAGGGCGTGCGTCCTTCCTGACGACTGCCCGTCGGGGGCTACCGACGGGCGGAGCGGCGATGGAGCCGGTCACCTGGTTAGGGACGCTAATCCCGGGGCACGGGCAGGAGTCGTAATGACGCTTATTGTCTGAATTTGGCGTGGCAATGTCGTCAAGTGATCGGAATAATTGCACCAGAGTCAGGCAATTGGTACAGACGCGAGTGAAGTGAAGTGACGGGTAAGGCACACCTGCTTGCCGAGCGGTGATATGGCCAGGGCTAGGCTGCGGCCTCATGGACGTACTCATTCATGTCTTCGTCGCCCTGCACATCATCGGTATCGCCTCCCTGCTGGGCGGTTTCCTGACTCAGATGAAGGCGATGGGCGCGGGCACGGCCCGGTTCGTCCCGGCGATGCTGCACGGTGCGCTGACCATGCTGGTCACCGGTGTCGCACTGGTCGGGCTGAACGAGGCCGACGGCAACCACGTGAACAACATCAAGATCGGCGTCAAGCTGCTGGTCCTGGTCGTCGTCCTCGCGCTCGTCTACATCAAGCGGGACGAGGAGAAGGTCGACAAGGGCGCCTTCGCGGCGGTGGGCGGACTGACGGTCCTCAACATCTTCATCGCCACGCTCTGGACCTGATCCTGCCGTATCGCACCGCCCCGGCACCCGGACGGGCACCGGGGCGGTGCGATTCGCTACGCCGGCCGCACGCTGCCGTAGATCGGCATGTAGTAGATCGACTCCTCGCGCACATTCGCCCCGGGCTTCGGCGCGTGGATCATCATCCCGTCGCCCTTGTAGATGCCGACGTGGCTGATGTCGTCGTAGAAGAAGACGAGGTCCCCCGGCCGCAGATCCGCCGTGGCGACCCGGGTCCCGATCTTGACCTGGTCCCACGTGGTCCGCGGGATGTCCACGCCCGCGGACTTCCACGCGGCCTGGGTGAGCCCGGAGCAGTCGTACGACGCCGGGCCCGTCGCGCCCCAGACGTACGGCTTGCCTATCTGGGCCCTGGCGAAGGCGAGGACCTTCTCCGCCTTGGTGGTGGCGCCGCTGTCCGAGCCGGTTCCGGTGCCCGTCCCCGTACCGCTGCCGCTCTCCGACTCCTTCGCGGCCTCCTCGGCCCTGCGGTCGGCCTCGGCCTTCGCGGCGGCCTGCTGCTTCGCCAGCTCCTGCGCCTTGCGCTCGGCCTCCGCCTCCTTCTTGCGCTCGATCTCCGCGAGCCGCGCCTTCTCCTCGGCGGTCAGCTTCGACAGCAGCGTGCGCGCCTCGCCCAGCTTCTTCTGGACGTCCTGCTTGCTGGTGCGCAGCGTGGTCTGCGTCGTCGTCAGCGTCTCCAGGCTCCGCACCGCTTCGGCGCGCTTCTTCGACGCCTTGGCCTGCTGGGTACGGAAGTCCGTGATCGCCTTCTGCTGCCGGCTGGTCATCCGGTCCATCAACTGGCTCTGGTCGAAGTACGACTGCGGGTCGTCGGCCAGGAAGAACGTGGCGCTCGGCGTGAGGGAGCCGCTGCGGTACTGCGCGGCCGCGTAGGTGCCGAGCGTCCGGCGGGCGTCGTTGAGCTTGTCCGCGCGCTTGGCGACGTCGTCCAGCAGGGCGTCGACCTTGGCGCGCTGGGTGGCGGAGGCTTCCTTCGCCTGGTTGTACTGCTGGGTCGCGGTGCCCGCCTGCCGGTAGAGGTCGTCGACCTTCTTCTGGACGTCCTCGACGCTGGGCTTCGGATCGGGCGCGGCCGTGGCGCTCTGCGTGGAGAGCAGGGTCACGGACGCCAGTGCCGCCGTGGTGATTCCGACGGCCGGTGCGGTGGTGCGCACCCGGGTGCGCGGTTTGCGATGCGACGCCAAGGCCGGCATCTCCTTCCGTGGACCGCCTACCGGGTTAGCTGTCGGGTTCGGGCGGAACGGAAGGCTGCCCTACGGTCCGAGTGGGGATAAGGACCGATTCACCCCGGTACTGCGTGTGGGTCCCCGGTTCCGAACTCCCGTGGGGGCAGCTCGGATTCGGCGAGGGCGCCCGCTCGGCGTGGTTCGCCTCAAGGGAGTACGGGCCGCCCGGTCGAGCACGGTAGCCAACCCATGGTGCTGCTGTGAAGGTTGATGTTCGATATGCCCGATACATTTTTGTGACCTTGTCGCGGCGGATGACGGAGACCCGGAATTCCTTACGTGGAGTGGGTGCTCGATCCCGCTGCGTGTCTGTCGTGTTGTGTGCGGTTCGTCATGCGGCCTTCGGGTGTCGGTGCGGCGGCCTAGACTCGACTAGCGATGAGCAGCCTCTTTGACGACAGCTTCCTGGCCGGCCTCCAGCACTCGGAGGAAGAGCCCCCGCCGCCCCCCGAGGACTCCGCACCCGAAGCGGTGCCGGAGGACCTCTTCGCGGGCGTGTTCGACGGGCCCCCGCCACCCAGGGACGCCTACTACCGCGACGGCGCGCACCGCCCCGTCATCGACTCCGCGGCGCTCCTCGACGGGCTGAACACCGAGCAGCGTGCCGCCGTCGTCCACGCGGGGTCCCCGCTGCTCATCGTCGCCGGGGCCGGCTCGGGCAAGACCCGGGTGCTGACCCACCGGATCGCCCACCTCCTCGCGGAGCGCGGGGTGCACCCCGGCCAGATCCTGGCGATCACCTTCACCAACAAGGCCGCGGGCGAGATGAAGGAGCGCGTCGAGCAGCTCGTCGGACCGCGCGCCAACGCCATGTGGGTCATGACCTTCCACAGCGCGTGCGTACGCATCCTGCGCCGCGAGTCGAAGCGGCTCGGCTTCACCTCGTCGTTCTCGATCTACGACGCCGCCGACTCCAAGCGGCTGATGGCCCTGGTCTGCCGCGATCTCGACCTGGACCCGAAGCGCTTCCCGCCGAAGTCGTTCACGGCCAAGGTCTCCAACCTGAAGAACGAACTGATCGACGAGGAGACCTTCGCCGGCCAGGCCGCGGACGGCTTCGAGAAGACCCTCGCCCAGGCCTACGCGATGTACCAGTCCCGGCTGCGCGAGGCCAACGCCCTGGACTTCGACGACATCATCATGACGACGGTCCACCTGCTCCAGGCGTTCCCGGACGTCGCCGAGCACTACCGCCGCCGCTTCCGGCACGTCCTGGTCGACGAGTACCAGGACACCAACCACGCCCAGTACACCCTCGTGCGCGAGCTGGTCGGCCCGGCGGGCGAGGGCGACGCCCCGGCCGAGCTGTGCGTCGTGGGTGACGCGGACCAGTCGATCTACGCCTTCCGCGGCGCGACCATCCGCAACATCCTCCAGTTCGAGGAGGACTACCCGAACGCGACGACGATCCTCCTGGAGCAGAACTACCGCTCCACGCAGACGATCCTGTCCGCCGCCAACGCGGTCATCGAGCGCAACGAGAGCCGCCGCCCCAAGAACCTCTGGACGAATGCCGGCACGGGCGCCCGGATCACCGGCTACGTCGCCGACACCGAGCACGACGAGGCGCAGTTCGTCGCCGACGAGATCGACCGGCTCACCGACGCGGGCGACGCCAAGGCCGGCGACGTCGCGATCTTCTACCGTACGAACGCGCAGTCCCGCGTCTTCGAAGAGATCTTCATCCGCGTCGGCCTGCCCTACAAGGTCGTCGGCGGCGTGCGCTTCTACGAGCGCAAGGAGGTCCGGGACATCCTGGCCTACCTGCGCGTCCTCGCCAATCCGGAGGACACCGTCCCGCTGCGCCGCATCCTCAACGTGCCCAAGCGCGGCATCGGCGACCGCGCCGAGGCGATGATCGACGCGCTGTCCCTGCGCGAGAAGATCACCTTCCCGCAGGCGCTGCGCCGGGTCGACGAGGCGTACGGCATGGCGGCCCGGTCGGCCAACGCCGTCAAGCGGTTCAACACGCTGATGGAGGAGCTGCGCACGATCGTCGAGTCGGGCGCGGGCCCCGCGGTGGTCCTGGAGGCCGTCCTGGAGCGCACCGGCTATCTCGCCGAGCTCCAGGCGTCCACCGACCCGCAGGACGAGACCCGGATCGAGAACCTTCAGGAACTGGCCGCCGTGGCCCTCGAATTCGAGCAGGAGCGCGCGGCGGCGGCCGAGGAGGGCACGGGCACGGCCGGCACCGGTACGGGCACGCTCGCCGAGTTCCTGGAGAAGGTCGCCCTCGTCGCCGACTCCGACCAGATCCCCGACGAGGACGAGGACGGCTCCGGTGTCATCACGCTGATGACGCTGCACACCGCGAAGGGCCTCGAATTCCCGGTCGTCTTCCTGACCGGCATGGAGGACGGCGTCTTCCCGCACATGCGGGCGCTGGGACAGGTGAAGGAGCTGGAGGAGGAGCGGCGGCTCGCCTACGTCGGCATCACCCGGGCCCGCGAGCGGCTCTATCTGACCCGGGCGGCGATGCGCAGTGCGTGGGGGCAGCCCTCGTACAACCCGCCGTCGCGGTTCCTGGAGGAGATCCCGGACCAGCACCTGGAGTGGAAGCGGACCGGGCCGATGGCGGCACCGGCCGGACCGACCTCGGGGATCACCTCGTCGCTGTCCGCCTCGCGTTCGCGCTCCGGACCCTCGGGCTTCGCGACCCGGCGGACCTCGGACAAGCCGACGATCACGCTGTCCGTCGGGGACCGGGTCACGCACGACCAGTTCGGGCTCGGCACCGTCACGGCGGTCGAGGGCTTCGGCGACCAGGCGAAGGCCACGGTCGACTTCGGCGACGAGCGGCCGAAGAAGCTGCTGCTGCGGTACGCGCCGGTCGAGAAGCTGTAGGCGGGGCGGGCGGCGGCCGGGGCAGTCGTCCCGGCCACCTGTCGGCCTGTTCGGCTCAGGTCGGCCTGTTCGGCTCAGGTCGGCCTGTTCGGCCCAGGTCCGGGCGACCGGCTCAGGTCGGGTTGACGCCGTGGCTGCGGAGCCAGGGCAGCGGGTCCACCGCCGAGCCGCCGCCGGGCCGAACCTCGAAGTGCAGGTGCGGGCCGGTCGAGTTGCCGGTGTCGCCCGAGTACGCGATGACGTCACCGGCCTTGACCGGGCCCGAGCGGATCTTGGTGCCGCTGAGGTGGCAGTACCAGGTCTCGGTCCCGTCGGCCATGGTGACGATGGCCATGTTCCCGTAGGCGCTGTTCAGCTGGGTGCGCACGGTGCCGTCCGTCGCGGCCATCACAGGCGTGCCGCCCATGACGGGGAAGTCGATGCCCGTGTGCACGGACATCCAGTTGACGCCCGCCTGGCCGTAGTACGCGCTGAGGCCGTGCTGCTTGACCGGCATGACGAACTTGGGGCGCAGGGCCTCCTTGCGGGCGGCCTCTTCCTCGCGCTTCTTCTTCTCGGCGGCCTGCCGCTCGCGCAGGTCGATGCGCTCCTGGGTGCGGCTGGCGCGGTCGGCGAAGTTCTCGGCGTCGGCACTGAGGTTGGCGAGCTGGGTGTCCAGCTTGTTGTTGGCCGCGGCCGGCTTGACGGAGCCCTGGTCGTCCGCCGCCATCGTGCTCTTGCTGTCGTCCTTCTGGTCCTCGCCGCCCAGTCCGCCGACGGAGGCCGCGGCGATTCCGGCCACGCTCATCACGCAGGCGGAAGGGATGGCGACGGTGAGGAGCGCGGAACGCTTCGCGGGGGAACGCCGCCGACTGCGGCTGCCGCCGCCGTTGCGGGTGGCGGGGCGGCTGAGCGGGCGGTGCGAGCCGGGGGCGACGTCTGCGATTTCTGCGTCATATGTGACGCCTGCGCTGTCCGCGTCAGCGTCCGCGTCTTCTGTGGTGTCTGCGCCGGCCGTACCGTCGGTGCGGTAGGGCTCGTAGGGGTCGTGGGAGCCCAGATCGGCATAGGACTCGCACGATCCGTGCGCCTCGTGCGACTTTTGCGCCCCTTGAGCTTCGAATGCCTCATGTGTCGGCGGCGCTTCGTACGAAACCTGTGCGGTTTGCG from Streptomyces sp. NBC_01591 includes:
- a CDS encoding response regulator transcription factor; its protein translation is MTETTEATGGPERRVRVVLVDDHRMFRTGVQAEIGRTEETGVEVVGEAADVDQAVTVITATRPEVVLLDVHLPGGGGVEVLRRCAPLMGAVENPVRFLALSVSDAAEDVIGVIRGGARGYVTKTITGTDLVDSVFRVQDGDAVFSPRLAGFVLDAFASTDAPPVDEDLDRLTQREREVLRLIARGYAYKEIAKQLFISVKTVESHVSAVLRKLQLSNRHELTRWATARRLV
- a CDS encoding PspC domain-containing protein, translated to MPAATTRATSSRNADPEEPPLRRLYRSADGRLLGGVARGLAGHLGLPVVWVRFVFLGLFFADGLGALLYAVFWIVVPLGVGGVEAPRSVFETAPDGRRRLRKPDKGQVFALIALVFGAMIFVGNVDMGSGANRYIWPTLLIGAGSVLVWRQADNARRARWMEVGSRRRVLHLARGLAGVALVGLGLAVFMVVRGSAAQLGNVMTAAIAVLTGIALLAGPYLVRMTQDLSEERLMRIRAQERAEVAAHVHDSVLHTLTLIQRNAEDAGEVRRLARAQERELRNWLYNPEGTGKDEDDEPETLAEAVKRAAAEVEDKHGVPLEVVVVGDCPLDEKLTAQMQAAREAMVNAAKYGGEGGAVQVYAEVEGRTVFVSVRDRGPGFDLDSVPGDRMGVRESIIGRMQRNGGTARLRSVPGGGTEVELEMERASDDGDH
- a CDS encoding DoxX family protein, whose product is MQGYGTNVRGLGESRGLKDLAREHALLPLRIFLGVTFVYAGLDKLTDSAFFRASGPGSIGETLHAVRDSSAIPALVDLALKSPGAFGYAIAIGELAVGLGTLIGLWARLAALGGALISLSLWLTVSWQVTPYYFGNDLVYLMAWLPLLLGGAAAFSADAFLASRRRRIR
- a CDS encoding PspC domain-containing protein; translated protein: MTVPQDAAPGVAPPLEPAPLLRRSPQHKVVAGVCGGLGRYCDVDPVIFRIVLGVLSVTGGIGLIFYGFAWLLVPVDGEEENEARRLLSGRVEGASLIAVLLALIGCGLFLSMLGNGGTLAFSAMLSLAVVGFAVWTQHRRTAAPEDPLHPATAQAVADAPPEVKAPPSPGSPSWWRDPIVKDGTSGPVGAGYLWGPADAVVPARAARPSGAAPKDPFRAPRREPGTRGPASIGGLVFLFALIAGGLGTGLSWESQPLGTSLQFGLAGALGVFGLGMLVSAFLGRTGFGTVMLAVITSALLAGASALPKDITTQWVREGWRPGSVAAVQPRYQLGTGVARLDLTGITVPRGDTVATVVNVGVGRAVVVVPKEVTVKVDARAGLGDITLPVSRPGDASSRQPADVDVNPSQNEHRTLPPPPGSKPAGTVELTLEVGIGQVEVTRAAS
- a CDS encoding C40 family peptidase — protein: MAAHRKPKQRLYTGPAARTAATLAFAGAATAAALPGTAHADPQRTPAQVKAEVDRLYHDAEVATEQYNGAKEKATDAEGALDTLRDEAARRTERLNASRNALGSFAAAQYRTGGLGTSVQLALSSDPDQYLERASYVDRIGDRQAAALDKVRRQVAQIATLRSQAKGKLAALTSRRAELKKHKATITTKLAEAQRLLDRLAPPERTAYESSDHGSPDSARSADRADRGTARGSVRAPNARAAEAVAYAYGALGKPYVWGATGPSSFDCSGLTQAAWRSAGVSLPRTTYTQINTGRRVSRSELAPGDLVFFYSGISHVGLYIGNGQMIHAPRPGAPVRIAPIDQMPFAGAARVA
- a CDS encoding C40 family peptidase, which encodes MPALASHRKPRTRVRTTAPAVGITTAALASVTLLSTQSATAAPDPKPSVEDVQKKVDDLYRQAGTATQQYNQAKEASATQRAKVDALLDDVAKRADKLNDARRTLGTYAAAQYRSGSLTPSATFFLADDPQSYFDQSQLMDRMTSRQQKAITDFRTQQAKASKKRAEAVRSLETLTTTQTTLRTSKQDVQKKLGEARTLLSKLTAEEKARLAEIERKKEAEAERKAQELAKQQAAAKAEADRRAEEAAKESESGSGTGTGTGTGSDSGATTKAEKVLAFARAQIGKPYVWGATGPASYDCSGLTQAAWKSAGVDIPRTTWDQVKIGTRVATADLRPGDLVFFYDDISHVGIYKGDGMMIHAPKPGANVREESIYYMPIYGSVRPA
- a CDS encoding GNAT family N-acetyltransferase, which gives rise to MPMDADVQSHARTLAQRSPDHLRVGPFTIRYNPNWSLKYANYAIPDQDAEPTAEDLDTLIAAFREHDRLPRLEFLPGSAPAVEPALLAAGFTVENRAPIMACAPGELLTPKPVDSLTITEPATDAEFDAAALVQHHGYGGTGEPEGGVAEWLRTAARGGGVAALATVDGVPAGAGGCSVPVDGLTELAGLAVADAYRRRGIGAALSAQLTATAFERGCLVVWLEPGDADAERIYAGIGYRRVGEKLNISLEPA
- the pcrA gene encoding DNA helicase PcrA, yielding MSSLFDDSFLAGLQHSEEEPPPPPEDSAPEAVPEDLFAGVFDGPPPPRDAYYRDGAHRPVIDSAALLDGLNTEQRAAVVHAGSPLLIVAGAGSGKTRVLTHRIAHLLAERGVHPGQILAITFTNKAAGEMKERVEQLVGPRANAMWVMTFHSACVRILRRESKRLGFTSSFSIYDAADSKRLMALVCRDLDLDPKRFPPKSFTAKVSNLKNELIDEETFAGQAADGFEKTLAQAYAMYQSRLREANALDFDDIIMTTVHLLQAFPDVAEHYRRRFRHVLVDEYQDTNHAQYTLVRELVGPAGEGDAPAELCVVGDADQSIYAFRGATIRNILQFEEDYPNATTILLEQNYRSTQTILSAANAVIERNESRRPKNLWTNAGTGARITGYVADTEHDEAQFVADEIDRLTDAGDAKAGDVAIFYRTNAQSRVFEEIFIRVGLPYKVVGGVRFYERKEVRDILAYLRVLANPEDTVPLRRILNVPKRGIGDRAEAMIDALSLREKITFPQALRRVDEAYGMAARSANAVKRFNTLMEELRTIVESGAGPAVVLEAVLERTGYLAELQASTDPQDETRIENLQELAAVALEFEQERAAAAEEGTGTAGTGTGTLAEFLEKVALVADSDQIPDEDEDGSGVITLMTLHTAKGLEFPVVFLTGMEDGVFPHMRALGQVKELEEERRLAYVGITRARERLYLTRAAMRSAWGQPSYNPPSRFLEEIPDQHLEWKRTGPMAAPAGPTSGITSSLSASRSRSGPSGFATRRTSDKPTITLSVGDRVTHDQFGLGTVTAVEGFGDQAKATVDFGDERPKKLLLRYAPVEKL